The following coding sequences are from one Niveibacterium umoris window:
- a CDS encoding c-type cytochrome has protein sequence MIRKLAALICLGLAPQWVLAELPPKMTPVEVQAALLLKGNPTRGKAVFAECAGCHRKDGSGRVSGTIPRLAGQHASVILKQLIDIRSGKRINALMAPIVEDPDLSLEAIADAASYAESLPVAGPTGKGPGNQTERGRALYSRDCAGCHGNAGEGDATRYYPRVAAQHYGYLLRELNMIRDGARGNSNADMAAVLKPYAAADLDALADYMSQMPAPVTR, from the coding sequence ATGATCCGCAAGCTGGCTGCACTGATCTGCCTCGGACTCGCCCCGCAATGGGTTCTGGCCGAATTACCCCCAAAGATGACGCCGGTCGAAGTGCAAGCCGCCTTGCTGCTGAAGGGCAACCCGACCCGCGGCAAGGCAGTCTTCGCAGAATGCGCCGGCTGCCATCGCAAGGATGGTTCGGGCCGCGTGAGCGGGACGATTCCGCGGCTGGCGGGGCAGCACGCCTCGGTGATCCTCAAACAGCTCATCGATATCCGCAGTGGCAAGCGGATCAATGCGCTGATGGCGCCGATCGTCGAAGACCCCGACCTCTCGCTCGAAGCGATTGCCGATGCGGCCAGCTATGCCGAGTCGCTGCCGGTGGCCGGCCCCACAGGGAAAGGTCCGGGCAACCAGACCGAACGCGGCAGAGCCCTCTATTCGAGGGATTGCGCCGGCTGCCACGGCAACGCCGGTGAGGGTGACGCCACCAGGTACTACCCACGTGTCGCCGCACAGCACTATGGCTACCTTCTGCGCGAATTGAACATGATCCGCGACGGCGCACGTGGCAATTCGAACGCCGACATGGCCGCCGTGCTCAAACCCTACGCCGCGGCCGATCTGGACGCACTTGCCGATTACATGTCGCAAATGCCGGCGCCGGTGACACGCTGA
- a CDS encoding arsenate reductase ArsC, producing the protein MNVLFLCTGNSCRSILGEATFNHLAPAGWRAMSAGSKPTGYVHPRSLALLAREGIDTEGYHSKSWENLPATPDIVLSVCGNAASETCPAYIGPVLRAHWGVEDPAHATGTDEEIDAAFMTAYRILRARIEAFLALPLAELTNDRARLKAELDRIGTLLP; encoded by the coding sequence ATGAACGTTCTCTTCCTGTGCACCGGCAACTCCTGTCGCTCGATCCTTGGCGAGGCGACCTTCAACCACCTCGCGCCCGCGGGCTGGCGTGCGATGAGCGCCGGTAGCAAGCCGACCGGCTATGTGCATCCGCGCTCACTTGCGTTGCTCGCGCGCGAAGGCATCGACACGGAGGGCTACCACAGCAAATCGTGGGAGAACCTGCCGGCAACACCCGACATCGTGCTGAGCGTGTGCGGCAATGCCGCCAGCGAAACCTGCCCGGCCTATATCGGCCCGGTGCTGCGCGCGCACTGGGGGGTTGAAGACCCGGCTCACGCCACCGGAACCGACGAAGAAATAGACGCCGCGTTCATGACCGCCTACCGCATCCTGCGCGCCCGCATCGAAGCCTTCCTCGCGCTGCCGCTTGCCGAACTCACGAACGACCGCGCGCGCCTCAAGGCCGAGCTCGACCGTATCGGTACGCTGCTGCCCTGA
- the arsA gene encoding arsenical pump-driving ATPase, whose translation MNFLQQPPHYLFFTGKGGVGKTSIACATAIDLAESGRHVLLVSTDPASNVGQVFGLEIGNRIVDVAAVPGLAALEIDPQAAARAYRDRIVGPVRGVLPDAVVRGIEEQLSGACTTEIAAFDEFTGLLTNSTETARFDHIIFDTAPTGHTIRLLQLPGAWSSFLDAGKGDASCLGPLAGLEKQRTQYKAAVDALADPRQTRLVLVARAQAATLREVARTQQELSSVGLGHQHLVINGVLPESECPQDPLARAIALREADAIASMPEALCALPRDTLPLKPFNLVGVPALRALLEGDTPAIAAPAELEDFDAPALGPLLDAIAADKHGLVMLMGKGGVGKTTLAAAIAVSLAKRGLPVHLTTSDPAAHLEDTLTGVLENLSVSRIDPHVETERYRQQVLTTKGAQLDDVGRALLEEDLRSPCTEEIAVFQAFSRVIREAGRKFVVMDTAPTGHTLLLLDATGAYHREVSRQMAPGMHFTTPMMQLQDPTQTKVLIVTLAETTPVLEAANLQSDLRRAGIEPWAWVVNNSVAAARPQSRLLRLRASNEMRDIEAVARQHAKRYAVVPLQQDEPIGVERLDTLSHLQPVIPKA comes from the coding sequence ATGAACTTTCTCCAGCAACCGCCGCACTACCTGTTCTTCACCGGCAAAGGCGGCGTCGGCAAGACATCCATTGCCTGCGCCACGGCAATCGACCTTGCCGAAAGCGGGCGGCACGTTTTGCTGGTGAGCACCGACCCGGCATCGAACGTCGGTCAGGTATTCGGGCTTGAAATCGGCAACCGGATTGTCGACGTCGCCGCGGTGCCGGGCCTCGCCGCGCTGGAGATCGACCCTCAGGCCGCCGCGCGCGCCTACCGCGACCGCATCGTCGGACCGGTGCGCGGCGTGCTGCCCGACGCGGTGGTGCGCGGAATCGAGGAGCAACTCTCCGGAGCCTGCACCACCGAGATCGCCGCCTTCGACGAATTCACCGGGCTGCTGACCAACTCGACCGAGACCGCCCGCTTCGATCACATCATTTTCGATACGGCGCCCACCGGACACACGATCCGCCTCTTGCAGTTGCCCGGCGCGTGGAGCAGCTTTCTCGACGCCGGCAAGGGCGACGCCTCCTGCCTGGGCCCGCTCGCCGGGCTGGAAAAGCAACGCACACAGTACAAGGCCGCGGTGGATGCACTCGCCGACCCCAGGCAGACGCGCCTGGTGCTCGTTGCCCGCGCACAGGCCGCGACCTTGCGCGAGGTGGCCCGCACGCAACAGGAACTCAGCAGTGTCGGACTTGGCCATCAGCATCTGGTGATCAACGGCGTACTGCCGGAGAGCGAATGCCCGCAAGATCCGCTGGCTCGTGCCATTGCGCTGCGCGAAGCCGACGCCATCGCCTCAATGCCCGAGGCCTTGTGCGCGCTGCCGCGCGACACCTTGCCGCTGAAACCCTTCAATCTCGTTGGCGTCCCCGCATTGCGCGCATTGCTTGAGGGCGACACGCCAGCGATTGCAGCGCCCGCAGAACTTGAAGACTTCGACGCCCCGGCCCTGGGCCCGCTTCTTGATGCAATCGCCGCAGACAAGCACGGTCTGGTGATGCTGATGGGCAAGGGCGGCGTCGGCAAGACCACGCTCGCAGCCGCCATCGCCGTTTCACTGGCCAAGCGCGGACTGCCTGTACACCTGACGACCTCCGACCCGGCAGCCCACCTCGAAGACACGCTGACCGGCGTCCTCGAAAACCTCAGCGTCAGCCGCATCGACCCGCATGTCGAAACCGAGCGCTATCGCCAGCAGGTCCTCACGACAAAGGGCGCGCAACTCGATGACGTCGGCCGAGCGCTGCTCGAAGAGGACCTGCGTTCGCCGTGCACCGAAGAAATCGCGGTGTTCCAGGCCTTCTCGCGTGTGATCCGCGAGGCCGGCCGCAAGTTCGTGGTGATGGACACCGCGCCGACCGGCCACACCTTGCTGCTGCTGGATGCCACCGGCGCGTACCACCGCGAGGTCAGCCGCCAGATGGCGCCCGGCATGCACTTCACCACACCGATGATGCAGTTGCAGGACCCGACACAGACCAAGGTGCTGATCGTGACACTGGCCGAAACGACGCCGGTCCTCGAAGCCGCCAACCTGCAGTCCGATTTGCGACGAGCCGGCATCGAGCCGTGGGCCTGGGTCGTCAACAACAGCGTCGCCGCAGCGCGTCCGCAATCGCGCCTGCTGCGGCTGCGTGCCAGCAACGAGATGCGTGATATCGAAGCCGTCGCACGTCAGCACGCGAAACGCTATGCCGTCGTACCGCTGCAGCAGGACGAACCCATCGGCGTCGAGCGCCTGGACACCCTGAGCCACCTCCAACCCGTTATCCCGAAAGCCTGA
- a CDS encoding endo-1,4-beta-xylanase, whose translation MDTLGTACRMLGAVAFLLSGCANSPGQGALSSASSPPASVLPAKADVTSGADPMPSLARLYQSYFPVGIAITPGQVMFGGNTQIAEQFNVVVAENAMKPFSLNKFGPGRYDFDAADAIVNFAITRGIKVRGHALVWHEQAADWMFYGSGPNGDATREELTERLHTYIRDVVTHFKGRVYAWDVVNEAFIPDEPGKPQIDGWRQSNWYRILGPQFIALAFKFAHEADPDALLFYNDYNTEKPAKRAMILQLIRDLQTQGVPIHGIGHQSHYTSTNPSDFGSLEETIVQVSNLGLTNHITELDISISSNPMTGSEPELTPELELEQAQRYHDFFSMCLRQRKNVSAVLMWGLNDDVSWLRNWPHARFDAPLLFTGEMKPKAAFWAVANLAKSASH comes from the coding sequence CAATTCACCCGGGCAGGGCGCGCTGTCGTCTGCGTCAAGCCCGCCCGCATCCGTGCTTCCTGCGAAGGCTGACGTTACTTCCGGCGCAGACCCGATGCCGTCTCTGGCCAGGCTCTATCAGTCGTATTTTCCGGTTGGCATTGCAATCACGCCTGGCCAGGTGATGTTCGGCGGAAACACGCAGATTGCCGAGCAGTTCAATGTCGTGGTTGCGGAAAACGCGATGAAGCCTTTTTCGCTCAACAAGTTCGGCCCTGGCCGCTACGATTTCGATGCAGCGGACGCCATCGTGAATTTCGCCATCACTCGTGGCATCAAGGTGCGCGGCCACGCGCTGGTCTGGCATGAACAGGCGGCAGACTGGATGTTCTACGGCAGCGGCCCGAACGGCGATGCGACCCGGGAGGAACTGACCGAACGCCTGCACACCTACATTCGCGATGTCGTGACGCATTTCAAGGGCCGCGTCTACGCCTGGGATGTCGTGAACGAAGCCTTCATTCCCGACGAACCGGGCAAGCCGCAGATCGACGGCTGGCGCCAGAGCAACTGGTATCGCATCCTCGGGCCGCAGTTCATCGCCTTGGCTTTCAAGTTCGCGCACGAAGCCGACCCCGACGCGCTGCTGTTCTACAACGACTACAACACCGAGAAGCCGGCAAAGCGGGCGATGATCCTGCAACTGATCCGCGATCTGCAGACGCAGGGTGTTCCGATTCACGGCATCGGTCACCAGTCGCATTACACGAGCACCAACCCGTCAGACTTCGGGTCGCTCGAAGAGACGATCGTCCAGGTGTCGAATCTCGGCCTCACCAACCACATCACCGAGCTGGATATCAGCATCAGCAGCAACCCGATGACGGGCTCGGAACCCGAGCTCACGCCGGAACTGGAGCTGGAGCAGGCCCAGCGCTACCACGACTTCTTCAGCATGTGTCTGCGGCAAAGGAAGAACGTCTCGGCGGTGCTGATGTGGGGGCTCAATGACGACGTCTCCTGGTTGCGCAACTGGCCCCACGCGCGCTTCGATGCGCCGCTGTTGTTCACCGGCGAGATGAAGCCGAAAGCCGCGTTCTGGGCGGTGGCGAACCTCGCGAAAAGCGCCAGCCACTGA
- a CDS encoding ABC transporter substrate-binding protein, translating into MSRRSIRVIAVTLGFLASAGVSAAEWVVAQVAGFTGPSAHIGLDLRAGATIAINGINARGGIAGRKIRLVSQDDANDPEKTAVMARSLLEKEHAIALFGTGNSDTTAAVIKAGLLDSSGVPLIGPRSGAANVLKPANANVFVTRATYVDELSALFRHCAGSGFQNIAVVYQQDGFGSDLLASAERLADAHKIRLVAKVPYAAKPAQRNQVTSTPDVRAAIDALVRVPHQAVLLATEFDVAASLISTYKGDANPGMLMTVSANDGESLAQRIGLARARGVWVTETVPAPRNQGVPLVRKFIGDLKAGGVAEADIEDMKLTAPMLEGYVAMQVIIEGLRRAGPTADPVKLARAVQGIRDLDLGGYRISFDGESRSGSRFVEVGVLDRNGDVIR; encoded by the coding sequence ATGAGCAGAAGATCAATCCGCGTCATTGCAGTGACATTGGGCTTTCTGGCGTCGGCGGGTGTATCGGCGGCGGAGTGGGTGGTGGCGCAAGTCGCTGGCTTCACCGGCCCGTCGGCCCATATCGGGCTCGACCTGCGCGCCGGGGCGACGATAGCGATCAATGGCATCAATGCTAGAGGCGGTATCGCGGGGCGCAAGATCAGACTGGTCAGTCAGGACGACGCAAACGATCCGGAAAAGACGGCGGTGATGGCGCGCAGCCTGCTCGAAAAGGAGCATGCGATTGCATTGTTCGGCACCGGCAACAGCGACACGACCGCGGCGGTTATCAAGGCGGGGCTGCTCGATAGCAGCGGCGTTCCCTTGATCGGGCCCCGTTCGGGTGCGGCGAATGTGCTCAAACCCGCAAACGCAAATGTTTTCGTGACGCGTGCGACTTACGTCGACGAATTGTCGGCGCTGTTCCGCCATTGTGCTGGATCAGGTTTCCAGAATATCGCGGTGGTGTACCAGCAGGACGGGTTCGGGAGCGACTTGCTTGCGAGCGCGGAGCGGCTTGCCGACGCGCACAAGATCCGCCTGGTTGCAAAGGTGCCCTATGCGGCAAAGCCGGCGCAGCGCAACCAGGTGACAAGTACGCCGGACGTACGCGCCGCGATCGACGCGCTTGTGCGCGTGCCGCATCAGGCGGTGTTGCTTGCCACCGAATTCGATGTTGCTGCGTCGCTCATATCGACCTACAAGGGGGATGCCAACCCCGGGATGCTGATGACCGTGTCCGCCAACGATGGCGAGTCGCTTGCGCAACGAATCGGTCTTGCACGGGCGCGCGGCGTATGGGTGACCGAGACGGTGCCTGCACCGCGTAACCAGGGCGTACCTTTGGTGCGCAAGTTCATTGGCGACCTGAAGGCTGGCGGCGTCGCCGAAGCAGACATCGAGGACATGAAGCTCACCGCGCCGATGCTGGAAGGCTACGTTGCCATGCAGGTGATCATTGAGGGCCTGCGCCGGGCCGGGCCGACAGCCGATCCGGTGAAACTCGCGCGGGCGGTTCAGGGCATCCGCGATCTTGACCTGGGTGGCTATCGCATCAGTTTCGACGGCGAATCGCGCAGCGGTTCCCGCTTTGTCGAGGTTGGCGTGCTCGATCGCAACGGAGACGTCATCCGGTGA
- the arsB gene encoding ACR3 family arsenite efflux transporter produces the protein MSVQCEVAIKQSAGAPMSLFERFLTVWVFLCIVVGIGLGQVFPDLFRAIGAMEVAQVNLPVGVLIWVMIIPMLVKVDFGALHEVRQHVRGIGVTLFVNWLVKPFSMALLGWVFVRHLFAPLLPADQIDSYIAGLILLAAAPCTAMVFVWSRLTNGDPLFTLSQVALNDTIMVFAFAPLVGLLLGISAITVPWATLVTSVVLYIVIPVILAQLWRRALLAKGQAAFDAAMEKIGPWSIAALLATLVLLFAFQGEAIIRQPLVIGLLAVPILIQVFFNSALAYWLNRQAGEKHNVACPSALIGASNFFELAVAAAISLFGFQSGAALATVVGVLIEVPVMLLVVRIVNSSKPWYEAGQRG, from the coding sequence ATGTCCGTGCAATGTGAAGTCGCCATCAAGCAATCCGCCGGCGCGCCGATGAGTCTGTTCGAACGGTTTCTGACCGTATGGGTCTTTCTCTGCATCGTCGTTGGCATCGGATTGGGACAGGTTTTCCCGGATCTTTTCCGGGCCATCGGCGCAATGGAAGTCGCGCAGGTCAACCTGCCCGTCGGCGTGCTGATCTGGGTGATGATCATCCCGATGCTGGTGAAGGTCGATTTCGGCGCGCTGCATGAAGTGCGCCAGCATGTGCGCGGCATCGGCGTCACGCTGTTTGTGAACTGGCTGGTCAAACCGTTTTCGATGGCCTTGCTCGGCTGGGTCTTTGTGCGCCACCTGTTCGCGCCGCTATTGCCGGCCGACCAGATCGACAGCTACATCGCGGGGCTGATCCTGCTGGCGGCAGCGCCGTGCACCGCGATGGTCTTCGTGTGGAGCCGCCTGACCAATGGCGACCCGCTATTCACCCTGTCGCAGGTCGCGCTCAACGACACGATCATGGTCTTCGCGTTTGCGCCGCTGGTCGGCCTGCTGCTAGGCATCTCGGCGATCACGGTGCCGTGGGCCACGCTGGTCACGTCGGTGGTGCTCTACATCGTGATCCCGGTGATCCTCGCGCAGCTCTGGCGCCGTGCGCTGCTTGCCAAGGGGCAAGCAGCGTTCGACGCAGCAATGGAGAAGATCGGCCCCTGGTCGATCGCGGCGCTGCTCGCGACCCTGGTGCTGCTGTTCGCCTTCCAGGGTGAAGCGATCATTCGCCAGCCGCTGGTGATCGGCCTACTCGCCGTGCCGATCCTGATCCAGGTCTTCTTCAACTCGGCGCTGGCCTACTGGCTCAATCGCCAGGCCGGTGAGAAACATAACGTCGCCTGTCCGTCGGCACTGATTGGTGCGTCGAATTTCTTCGAACTGGCAGTGGCGGCGGCGATCAGCCTGTTCGGCTTCCAGTCCGGCGCTGCACTGGCAACGGTGGTCGGGGTGCTGATCGAAGTGCCGGTGATGTTGCTGGTGGTGCGCATCGTCAACAGCAGCAAGCCCTGGTACGAAGCGGGCCAACGCGGCTGA
- the arsD gene encoding arsenite efflux transporter metallochaperone ArsD, with protein sequence MKTLKVYDPALCCSTGVCGTDVDQALVSFSADVAWATAQGASIERFNLAQQPMAFAENAVVKGFLERSGAEALPLILLDGEVALAGRYPNRAELTRWLGLQGEAVAAKPCCSGSRCC encoded by the coding sequence ATGAAGACCCTGAAAGTCTATGACCCTGCCCTGTGTTGCAGCACCGGCGTATGTGGCACCGACGTCGACCAGGCACTCGTGAGCTTCTCGGCGGATGTGGCGTGGGCCACTGCGCAAGGGGCGTCGATTGAACGCTTCAACCTCGCGCAGCAGCCGATGGCCTTTGCAGAAAACGCCGTCGTCAAAGGATTCCTTGAGCGCTCGGGTGCCGAAGCCCTGCCGCTGATTCTGCTCGATGGCGAAGTTGCACTCGCCGGCCGCTACCCGAATCGGGCGGAACTTACCCGCTGGCTTGGTCTGCAGGGCGAGGCGGTCGCCGCCAAGCCCTGTTGCAGCGGCAGCCGTTGTTGCTGA
- a CDS encoding alkyl/aryl-sulfatase, with amino-acid sequence MKTVISVAAVLAMAFATPSWAQQAKPVGGKPATAATKAANAAVLKELPFNDKSDFEDAHRGFIATPATLTIKNAKGEVVWDLEAYKTYISEDKAAPDSINPSLYRNAQLNMINGLFKVTDRIYQVRGFDLSNITFIQGDTGWIVFDPLISTETAKAALDFANEKLGKRPVVAVVYSHSHVDHYGGVRGLASDEDFKSGKVRVFAPEHFTEHAVSENVIAGNAMSRRAIYMYGALLPRNEFGGVNGGLGQTTSTGTGTLVIPTDEVKKTGEEYVVDGVKMVFQMTPGTEAPAEMNTFFPQFKAMWMAENSTNTMHNILTLRGAQVRDALKWASYLNETIDLYGAKTDVKFQSHHWPQWGTDKIIDYWKKQRDLYKYTHDQSVNLMNKGYTGEEISEMIKLPPELDKFWPNRGYYGSLRHNSRAVYQRYMGWYNGNPANLNNLPPEQSAKKYVEYMGGEAAVIKRAKADFAKGEYRWTAEALKHVVFANPNSKAGKELLADSLEQLGYQAESGPWRGVYLMGAYELRNGVPAAGGINTATPDTIKAMPPEMLFDYLAVRLNGPKAAGKKIGLNIDFTDLKKQYGLAVENAVLNYGKPLAQADAKLTLSKGTLDAIQLKEITLEQAVASGALKIDGKREAFAEFMGLLDTFPFWFHIVTP; translated from the coding sequence ATGAAGACTGTCATCTCCGTGGCTGCAGTCCTGGCTATGGCTTTTGCAACGCCCAGCTGGGCACAGCAGGCCAAACCCGTCGGCGGCAAACCTGCCACCGCCGCCACCAAAGCCGCCAATGCAGCGGTGCTGAAAGAGCTGCCTTTCAACGACAAATCCGACTTTGAAGACGCGCACCGGGGTTTCATCGCAACACCGGCAACCCTGACCATCAAGAACGCCAAGGGCGAAGTGGTCTGGGATCTGGAGGCCTACAAGACGTACATCAGCGAGGACAAGGCGGCGCCGGATTCGATCAACCCCAGCCTTTACCGCAACGCCCAACTGAACATGATCAACGGTCTGTTCAAGGTCACCGATCGCATCTATCAGGTGCGTGGGTTCGATCTCTCGAACATCACCTTCATTCAAGGCGATACCGGCTGGATCGTTTTCGATCCGTTGATCTCGACCGAAACCGCCAAGGCGGCGCTCGATTTCGCGAACGAAAAACTCGGCAAGCGCCCGGTCGTTGCGGTGGTGTATAGCCACTCGCACGTCGATCACTACGGTGGTGTACGCGGTCTGGCCAGCGACGAAGATTTCAAGTCCGGCAAGGTCCGGGTATTCGCACCCGAGCACTTCACCGAGCATGCCGTCAGTGAAAACGTGATCGCCGGCAATGCCATGTCGCGCCGCGCGATCTACATGTACGGCGCGCTGCTGCCGCGCAACGAGTTCGGCGGCGTGAACGGAGGGCTGGGTCAGACCACATCGACCGGCACCGGCACCCTGGTGATCCCGACCGACGAGGTGAAGAAGACCGGCGAAGAGTACGTCGTGGATGGCGTGAAGATGGTGTTCCAGATGACACCGGGCACCGAAGCGCCGGCCGAGATGAACACCTTCTTCCCGCAGTTCAAGGCGATGTGGATGGCCGAGAACTCGACCAATACGATGCACAACATCCTCACCCTGCGTGGCGCGCAGGTGCGCGACGCGCTCAAGTGGGCGAGCTACCTGAACGAGACCATTGATCTTTACGGCGCAAAAACCGACGTGAAGTTCCAGAGCCACCACTGGCCGCAGTGGGGCACAGACAAGATCATCGATTACTGGAAGAAGCAGCGCGACCTGTACAAGTACACGCACGACCAGTCGGTCAACCTGATGAACAAGGGTTACACCGGCGAAGAAATCTCCGAGATGATCAAACTGCCGCCCGAGCTCGACAAGTTCTGGCCCAACCGCGGCTACTACGGTTCACTGCGCCACAACTCGCGCGCCGTGTATCAACGCTACATGGGCTGGTACAACGGCAACCCTGCCAATCTGAACAACCTGCCGCCCGAACAGTCCGCCAAGAAATACGTGGAGTACATGGGCGGGGAAGCCGCTGTGATCAAGCGCGCCAAAGCCGACTTCGCCAAGGGCGAATACCGCTGGACGGCCGAAGCGCTCAAGCACGTCGTGTTCGCGAACCCGAACAGCAAGGCCGGCAAGGAACTGCTTGCCGACTCGCTGGAACAGCTTGGCTACCAGGCCGAAAGCGGACCGTGGCGCGGCGTGTATCTGATGGGCGCCTACGAACTGCGCAACGGCGTACCGGCTGCAGGCGGCATCAACACCGCCACACCTGACACTATCAAGGCGATGCCGCCGGAAATGCTGTTCGACTACCTGGCGGTGCGTCTGAACGGGCCGAAGGCTGCAGGCAAGAAGATCGGCCTCAACATCGACTTCACCGATCTGAAGAAGCAATACGGTCTTGCGGTTGAGAACGCGGTGCTCAACTACGGCAAGCCGCTGGCCCAGGCCGATGCCAAGCTCACCCTGAGCAAAGGCACGCTCGACGCCATCCAGCTCAAGGAAATCACGCTGGAGCAGGCGGTTGCATCAGGCGCGCTGAAGATAGACGGCAAGCGCGAAGCCTTCGCCGAGTTCATGGGCTTGCTCGACACCTTCCCGTTCTGGTTCCACATCGTTACTCCATGA
- the imuA gene encoding translesion DNA synthesis-associated protein ImuA: MSQAPLPISALLQRADLWRGDALGRVEEASSTGFDALDAALPGGGWPQGALTELLLPAAGLGGGLGEVSLLMPALRALESDAGWVALVAPPWLPHAAAWQAAGQSLSRLLIVEAGRDDAAWASEQLLASGAVAALLAWLPDSDARALRRLQLAMAERRTLAFVFRGEQQATSASPAPLRIALGASDSGLALRILKRRGPPLAQPLLLEVARPVSWARLAARRPLAVPSLPVARLASVVARTPVRALASALRR; the protein is encoded by the coding sequence ATGTCGCAGGCCCCGCTTCCGATTTCCGCTCTGCTGCAACGCGCCGACCTCTGGCGCGGGGATGCGCTTGGCCGGGTGGAGGAGGCGAGCAGTACCGGTTTTGACGCGCTGGATGCAGCGCTGCCGGGCGGCGGTTGGCCGCAGGGCGCGCTGACCGAACTGTTGCTGCCGGCGGCGGGGCTGGGCGGCGGACTGGGCGAGGTGTCGCTGCTGATGCCGGCGCTGCGCGCGCTGGAGTCTGACGCCGGCTGGGTGGCCCTGGTGGCGCCGCCCTGGCTGCCGCACGCCGCCGCCTGGCAGGCGGCAGGGCAAAGCCTGTCGCGCCTGTTGATCGTCGAGGCGGGGCGCGACGATGCCGCCTGGGCGAGCGAGCAGTTGCTCGCCAGCGGTGCGGTGGCGGCCTTGCTGGCCTGGCTGCCCGACAGCGATGCGCGCGCGCTGCGCCGGCTGCAACTGGCGATGGCTGAACGTCGCACGCTTGCCTTCGTCTTCCGCGGCGAGCAGCAGGCGACTTCAGCCTCGCCGGCGCCACTGCGTATTGCTCTGGGTGCGTCCGACAGCGGGCTGGCGCTGCGCATCCTCAAACGCCGCGGCCCACCGCTGGCGCAGCCGCTGTTGTTGGAGGTGGCACGTCCGGTCAGTTGGGCCAGGCTTGCAGCGCGGCGTCCGCTGGCTGTGCCGTCGCTACCCGTGGCGCGCCTCGCCAGCGTTGTCGCGCGCACACCGGTACGCGCGCTGGCGTCGGCATTGCGACGCTGA
- a CDS encoding ArsR/SmtB family transcription factor — protein sequence MDRTTATTLFESLASGIRLDAFRLLVRKGHEGMVSSEIAQALELPPTNTSFHLKALVQSGLATVEQEGRYQRYRANLPLMLDLVAYLTEECCAGHPEQCAELREASCCAPEVLPPLSSSRTAKKS from the coding sequence ATGGACCGCACTACCGCTACCACGCTCTTCGAATCGCTCGCCTCCGGCATCCGCCTCGACGCCTTTCGCCTGCTTGTGCGCAAAGGTCACGAGGGCATGGTTTCAAGCGAAATCGCCCAGGCGCTCGAACTGCCGCCCACCAATACATCCTTCCACCTGAAGGCGCTGGTGCAGTCAGGCCTCGCAACCGTCGAACAGGAGGGCCGCTACCAGCGTTACCGCGCAAACCTGCCGCTGATGCTCGATCTGGTCGCTTACCTCACCGAAGAGTGTTGTGCCGGGCATCCCGAGCAATGCGCCGAATTGCGCGAGGCATCGTGTTGTGCCCCCGAAGTGCTGCCGCCCCTTTCATCTTCCCGAACCGCGAAAAAATCATGA